tgtaaataaatagaaagtaattgaattttatcaatttagaaAGGGTTAGAATTATTAATCTAAGAATTAAGagtattaattaatagaagtATAGATgatgaattttgtatttgattttaattttataaagaaatgtTCGTTCAAAGCTCTCTCCATCTGAGCTTCGAAGAGGGAAAAGATATAGAGAGTTTAGAGAGAAATTGTGAAGATTCAATCCCTTTAGATCCAAATTGATCGGTTTCAGTGAACCCCAAAGCTGATGAAGATTCCCAATCCCACcccattcttcttcttattgcTTCAACTTCAAGCTTTTCTGTTTCTCAACTCTCTATCAATTGCTTCCTCCCTTAATCACTCCATCTCTAACGACGACGACAATGCCCATCTATTGCAGGTATTCATTCTTCCCTTAGATCTCGGATTCGATTTACCAACACAAATCTCCTCGCGCTCTCTATTATGATTAAACAAACTAAactttcatgttttttcttaGGATGTTTTGAACGACTTAGCGGCAAAGCAGAAGTGGGATTTGGAGGgaattaaaatattggaaTTGGATGTTGAGAGTTTGAGGTTTGGATTTGCGGAGAGCTATGAAATTCGTCTGGGATTAGGGAAAACTCGGCTGTTGGCTAAATTTTCCGACGAGGTTTCTTCGTGGAAAAAGCCGAGTTCTGCTAATCAGACTCGCTTTGGCTCTTTAATTAATGGCATCGGTTCAATGGCTGCAATTAGGACGTTCAAAATTGTGGGTCCTTTTGATTTGATGGTTGAAGGGGAAGCTCGTCTTTCTGTCTCGTTACCTGTATGctcactttttttaattcaaaattttcatcttcgTCGATTGTTAGCGGGTGTATATATACTGTAGTATGCAAAACTCGCATTGCTCgaatacttttctttcttcgtATGTGTTTTACTAAGCAAGCTGTAGAACGttgttaatgaaaattagtttgttGAGACTATCTGGTAGAATTATAAACAATAGATGATGTTAATGCTTAGGATGTTATCCactttttacaaaatcaattagttTGGACTAGAATTTGACTAGGAACTATGGGTTTAGTGGATAATAATAGcccataatttctttttaggGTGAGGTTGAGAGTGACAGATGATTTTCTATGTTGACTGAGTATCATGGTTATTTGGAACTATGGGTTTAGTTGTTTTTTGTTCACAAATTTTCACCAGTGTTCTGCTAGTGCTTGCTTGTTGCACCCATAATCTTTCTGCTTAGGTTTCATATTGCTAAGTAGACTTGGACATTGCTCAATGTTCGGTCTGTGGgggttttaatttttcagtTCCATtaactctttttgttttgactCAGAAGAATGCTACTCATGTTGGTGTTAAACGAATTCTGGTGGGAGAAGGTATAACAGTAGAAGTTAGTGAAGCTGAGGAAGTCTCTGTGTTTTATTCGTCTGATCTTTCCAAACTGCTGAACGAAACCAGAAGGAGCAATGGAAAAATTAGGACTTACCCCTTCCGGCTTCCATTTTGCTCACCTTTGCTTCCTCTACGCGTACTCGGCTCTGCAACACTGTCTGCATATAGGACACAAAATCCTGATGATTATATAAGAACTAGATTCCTTTCCAAGGATTCAATTGAGTTATTGCCAAACAAATGCTATGGTAGAAATACTCACATAGAGAATTCTCCCCTCCTTGGTTCTTTAAAGCCGCAGTTTCATATGCTGGATACTGTTTTTCAACGTTACTTAAGAAATTGGATCCTTCAAAATGGCTTGCTGGCTTTTGTCAAAGTTAAAATGAGAGCATGTGTTGTTGTTCGGTTTCAGCTAGAACTAGAAAATACTTTTGGAACAAATAGTAGTCTTTACGCCAGATTGGCAGAGTGGAGAACTAAGCCTACAGTTGAGCGTGCATCATTTGAAGTATTGGCTAGGCTAGATACAGTGAGGTTGAAGCCTCTTGCGGTTAAGAAGTTAAAGCCTTTGATTGTGGCCGATTCAACTGAATGGAGGAATCTACTGCCAAATATATCTTTCACCAAGTTTCCATCTCTTCTCGTCTCTCCCGAAGCACTAACACTGGATGTCAAATGGTAATCAGAAAGTAGTCAGAAAATAttcttcaagattttaattttttttcacagaCCAAGGTAATATCCCTCTCTTGCCAAGCTTGTTTATATGTTTGGTGGAATGTAAATTGTAAATGAACAGTAAGAATTTTCTTATGCTACTTGTGGTCACTTGTTAATAAAGCAATAGAAGCAGCATAATATACTCTTTGGTTTTGATGTAGAGAACAATCATATAGAGATGCAAACTAGTGTCTTTCTACATGCATATTTGCATTTATGGTTTAGATTATACTGAATTTCACTGCTTCCTTAGTTCTGTGGATTGTATTTTCATGGTGGAAAAGTTGATCTGGACTATGTAATATAGTATATAAAACTACAGCATTGAAACCAAGAAAGAAGTTTTGGAGCATTGAAGCACAAATTATGAATGTTTCAATGTCTAACTCTCTTTAATTGGTGCATAAAGTATATCAGATTATCTAACTTTAGTAACCTTTTAACTAGGAAAGAACCCAGGATCCTTACATGCTCTCTCGTTATCTTGTATACATACCAAGATGCACACACCAAGTAGCCAGTAGAAATACTTCAGATGATCTCTATTCAGGTTGTTACTAGAGCCGGCCAGCTACCAACTCGATGGTGGTGCCGAATTCCTGTCGAAATGCCCGTGATTCTCTTGGCCGTTGGGACGATCATCCTGTAGTGGGATGAAAGCAAGAGATGAAAAGGATATTCACCTTGGAATTTGAGGGAGAGGGATTCTGCCTTTGGACGTGACACTGTATAAATTTGCTTTTCAGCACAGAGTTACAGGAAGATGTTTCGTCGGATTCTGAATTGGCGGCATCCAGTGAGCATGGTTAGAGTGTTGTTGGATCAGGAGAAGGTCGTCGCCGGCACGGGCAGCCTCGATGTAAATGAATCAACGACGCGAGCATGTCAACGGTACTGTTGCAGAAGACAGCTTTGAGGCGAAAATTCCACATCCGCTTGGAGGGTAAATATGGATTTTCCTGTTTTTAATGTTTCTTCAAAACTAATGCTTTTGACAAGTAggttataattatatatatatatatatatattgaaaagaaagataaaaggtaaaattaaaaataggagaattattgaaaacaacaaaactattgaaaattttgtaaaattgaacaattgtttatcaatattaattatctcaaagtttgattagatggggaaattttgtttttcctcccatgaaattttgatatatatatattaagctTTTATTGATTGAGAATTTTTTGACCAATTATAAATTGTCACGTCCCAAGTTAacgaaaaaaattacaaatagtAGAATCTTGtgactaattaattaaaagtcacgtgtctcaaattgaaattgaatatgTAAATTGACACAACGACAAtttgattgaataaaataatgagctaacaagaaaaatgacaaattacgaggtttattttttggaaaaatagcaaaacagaaaatttggaaaaaaagatgaaacaaTGCCTCAAATGCCTCTATCCAATTGAAAAACTTGAGTTCCAAATACAATTGTTTCTCAAAACTTAACTATcctgtaattaaatataatcaaaccttatgaaaatataattctcCTCCAACACATAAAATTATACTCATTGTCATTAATGGGAAGCTTTACCTAACCTCTGCAAACGTTCAAATCATTCTTGAACTTCGACGGTAATAAAACTGGTTCCAAAACAAAGCTGATAAAGGAACGTATACATCAACTACACGGTAATCAATATATCGAGACTTTTCAATCTATCTACCATCCACCATAAGCTTTACCCATTGTAAAAGCTAAA
This is a stretch of genomic DNA from Cucumis sativus cultivar 9930 chromosome 4, Cucumber_9930_V3, whole genome shotgun sequence. It encodes these proteins:
- the LOC105435298 gene encoding uncharacterized protein LOC105435298 isoform X1, with protein sequence MKIPNPTPFFFLLLQLQAFLFLNSLSIASSLNHSISNDDDNAHLLQDVLNDLAAKQKWDLEGIKILELDVESLRFGFAESYEIRLGLGKTRLLAKFSDEVSSWKKPSSANQTRFGSLINGIGSMAAIRTFKIVGPFDLMVEGEARLSVSLPKNATHVGVKRILVGEGITVEVSEAEEVSVFYSSDLSKLLNETRRSNGKIRTYPFRLPFCSPLLPLRVLGSATLSAYRTQNPDDYIRTRFLSKDSIELLPNKCYGRNTHIENSPLLGSLKPQFHMLDTVFQRYLRNWILQNGLLAFVKVKMRACVVVRFQLELENTFGTNSSLYARLAEWRTKPTVERASFEVLARLDTVRLKPLAVKKLKPLIVADSTEWRNLLPNISFTKFPSLLVSPEALTLDVKW
- the LOC105435298 gene encoding uncharacterized protein LOC105435298 isoform X2 — translated: MKIPNPTPFFFLLLQLQAFLFLNSLSIASSLNHSISNDDDNAHLLQDVLNDLAAKQKWDLEGIKILELDVESLRFGFAESYEIRLGLGKTRLLAKFSDEVSSWKKPSSANQTRFGSLINGIGSMAAIRTFKIVGPFDLMVEGEARLSVSLPNATHVGVKRILVGEGITVEVSEAEEVSVFYSSDLSKLLNETRRSNGKIRTYPFRLPFCSPLLPLRVLGSATLSAYRTQNPDDYIRTRFLSKDSIELLPNKCYGRNTHIENSPLLGSLKPQFHMLDTVFQRYLRNWILQNGLLAFVKVKMRACVVVRFQLELENTFGTNSSLYARLAEWRTKPTVERASFEVLARLDTVRLKPLAVKKLKPLIVADSTEWRNLLPNISFTKFPSLLVSPEALTLDVKW